GCGCATCTGCTCCCTGCGCAGGATGTTTATGCATGTGATGATTTGTTTCCAACAGTACTGCGGTAATGAGCCCGGAGCAGTTCAGGTGAATCTCAGCAACCAAGACTTCAATCAATCCAGAGACAGCAGTCATGGAAGTGAGAGAACAGATCACCACATCATTCAGACGGTGGGACACCTTTTCCTATTCATAGTAGAGATCTTATGATATTAGGGCAATTAGAAATGACTGTTGTGTCTATTTGGGCAAGCTCCTCTCACAGtgattaaaactaaaaaaaaaaagaagaaaaaagaaataaaagaaaaaaaatagtttcagaaaGCCATACTGTGAAAGTGGTCAACAGCGTGCTGCATACTAACTATTGTTGGTAGCAAAAGTCTCTGTGTGAAGAAGAGACTCTCCTACCATTCTCTTCCAAATCTCAGTAACTGAATTTAGGAAGTGTCTGGGTGATGGTTCTGCAAAGGATACTGCTCAGTTGACAAGTGAGAACAGGAGTAGCAGTAGACAGAGGAAGACTTACTATTCATTACCTGAAGTTTGTATCAGTGTGCCTTTTTCAAATTCTGCCTGCCACATAGAAATGATTTGCTCTAATACAATGtgaaggagaacaaaagcagGCTCAAGGATGAATACAGCCACTGAAGATACCCATAATGTCAGTCCCCTGAACTGACATTATGTTATTGTTGTTGTCTTTTAAACAGGCAAAAGTTTTTGTGAATCAGCTCTCCACAATCTGTGAGACTGTATGGACACTGGCCCTCCACCAGACTTTTCTACTGCTACTAGTGGTTGGGAGATGGCTTCTCCCCATTGGGGTTGAAATCACCCGGGATCAATTGTCTCAGCTACTTCTCATGTTTGTGGGAACAGCAGCAGATATACTTGAATTTGCTAGTGAAACCTTGGACATCGAAGATGTTCGGTAAGGACTATCTGCTGACATAAATAATTTGCATAGTGCAAGATAGTTGTTCTGTTTGAACATTTCTTTGTGCAATCTGCAGTGTTTAGACTAATGGACTGTATTTCCCACAGATAACAGAAGGTTGCGTTCAAGGGCTCTGTTTTCCTACTCTTACCCTTCCCTCTGTAGAAGGCCTAACAGTCCTGTCAGCTTTGTTAGGGATTACTCATCTGTTGCTAGCAGAGAAATTGCATCCATCACAATAAAAGGGCACAAAGAGCCAAACAACTAGCATAACTGACATACAGCCTCAGTTCTTACAGCTACGGGAGCTGGAGCACTGGACACACAGTAAGCCTCTTTCAGGGTAATGAACTGTTTTAGACTAACAAGGAAACAACTACAGTTTGCTTTAGTGATTCATTATCCAAGTTGCTTCTTTGGTTATCTCCTACTTTCTTCATGATAGAATGACAGAGTGTTCAAAGATAAGAAGAAAGGGAATGGCATAGTCTGGTGGGAACTGTCGGCATTATGATCTCTCCCGGAGAAAATAAGCCCATCTCCCCCTCACAGCACTGAGAGATGAGCTGTGAACATGcatcataaagaaaaagaatcacaGGAGAGGTTCATCCTCCCTTACAGACatactactattatttttttaaatatcaaagaaaagcttttgcaGCAGGAAAAGAGGTCCTTCCCACTTGGCAGAGAAGCTTCAGGCTTGCAAGGAATGTGTAATCACTACGAGGGTAAAGAATCTCCTCTTTGAGCCAGAGTCTATTTCCATGTGCTTATCGTTATATCCATGTGCTTATCATTATAACGGTAGCATCAGATATTTAGTGTAGTTCCACAACTGAAACATGTGGCCTGAACAGCAAAAATTCTATACCAAAAAGTATCTCTGTTTTCCTTAGTCTTACATCTCAAGAGCATGCCCTAATTAATCACTGTTTTGCTCAACCACCCTATAAACGACATTCCAAATACTACAGGAAACATTTTTGTTATCACATAAGGAAACTACATCTTCACCGTtaccacttttttcccctcccatagGAAGAATTACGCCCTCATAAATGCAATTCTTGCTGTATGGACCTGGAGTATGCTACAGTTTCCACTTGATCTCGCAGGTTAGTACTTGCGCATAGACAAGACAAGAGAACAAATTCTTTAAGTTCTTGCTGCCATATCTTGTGGCTGTGCACAGCTACAGGCTATACCAAGGGCTTCTGATGGAGAGCAATTCATATGCTAATGGCGGTTTTTGAAGAAAGCCCATTGTGGTTTCTTTTGAGGAAACACTTGTTTCTGGTTAACCTCTGATCTCCCTGATAAAGCTTTCTACTTACAGAAAAAACTCAAATTGCAATGTGGTATTGGAGCTTCTGCTCCAGTCACCTATTACTGCCTTAAACTTCACTATATGAGCTCTCGAGTTCGATCTGGTCTTGGATTATATTATGGCTCTAATCTCGGGAGGTTACTAGACCCCGTGGAGAGACAGGCTATCGTTAACAACAGGGGACAGCACAGCCAAGAGCAGAGAAGAAGTTATCACAGGAGAAGTTACCTACTCACAGGGAACCTAGAGGACAATATGATGTTGGGACTCTGCACCCTTATCTTAAACTACCGGCCCAACATTCAGCCAGCTCAGGCCAGTGTTCATCCCTAGGCAGAAAGGGCTTCTCTGTGtccaaaaagaataatgaaagCCGCCTCAATCGTCATCAGTTGCCACCATTTTGGCCTCCAATCACTACAAGCTTGCAACTCAACTGTACCAGTCCAAAGACAGGTTATCCTCACTAGCACATTATATAAAACGGATTGACTAGTTTGACACACTGATTAAAATAATAAGTGAAtaaagtaataatgaaaaatCATTCCAGAAATTTTTCATGAGCCTTTTCTCCATGGACAGCACTAGACTTTGTTTTCAACACTGAAGTTATGAAAGTATTTCATCATTTCAGCTCAGCAGCTCACCTCTTGAAAAAACTGATGCCACCGCATTTCAGATTTATCACACCTAAAATTCCTGTTACTGGTAAAACACATTCTGTTAAAGAATGTATTTAAACTCAGGCTCAAAACAAACAGACCCCAAACCACCCATACGCATCACCACTACCCAAATAAATGCCATGATTTTTTAAGCACTGTTTGAATTTAAGTGAAGTAACCTGTTATACTGCGCATTTTTTCTCTGGCTattgcttttctgcttgtttaattACATTTACTAGTTAAAATTTAAGTTAGTAAATTTCAGGGCAATGTGTGTTTAATATGGGTACAGTTTATTTTAGGTAGTTCTATACAGTTGCACAGATAGTACTTTTTATTCAAGCATCAGTATGTTTACTCACACATCAAACATGacataaaatagaaatttatAGGCAGTTATTGGACTACGGCAACGCAGTTAGAACTATTAAACAGCAATGgtacaaaaacattaaaaaattagcTGCTGCTGAAGCTTTGCCTAATGGATTTCAGCAAATGTCTGTATTCTACGACTCATTTTCCACTTGAGtcattcccccccaccccaaccatCCAGCATTTACTCAAACAATAGAATTCTTTTGATAAGCTGAAACATTTGGTGGTTGCAAGTAGCtatgttttttaaaactaataaaatccCACTGCCTGAGAGACAGGCGAGTTGAGCTACACGTGTTTTCATAAGAGACAGCCATATTTACCACCCACAAACCCTTCTGATGATCCTTCTCTAGACACCATGCCACAAAGAGCATTTCAGCCCACCACCACTTTTATAGCCGAGGGACACACATCCATGCAAGCTCCAACAGCTACATGCAATTTCTTACCCAGAAGGCTAAGAATGAGTGACTGTGGCTCTAGTCTTATATAGCAAGCAGCAACCAGTTTCTTCCTATCCATAAAGCTCGATATTGCCCTGCACTGACATGACTTGTTCTTACTATGACACATGAAAAAGACAATGCCGCTCTGGTGAATCTTTTAAAAGCAAGGGCTTAGCCTGGAGCAAATTGAAGTGCTACAGCTCAGGCTGTTCCCATTCAGcatggtagggttttttttccttaaagatacGTATTAGCCTAGCATGTTGATTTAACAGCAAAGTGTCGGGGGAAGATGTTACAGAAAGATTAGGTGATCTACTACTGCGTCTTGTTTTAGAAGTGTATAAATACCAATAGctttgtgggaaagaaaagaggaagcgGGTTTTGGTCCTGTTTGGCGGACCACATCAGCGCCTGCTTAACATGAGCTTACTGTGTTTTGCTGAAACAGATCCCAGAAGCGAGATATGCTTTATGCTGAATTGTTCAGAGTTGAATGCATTTGTAATCCAGGGCACCCTGGCTTGTAACTGCCATTTGGGCCAATCCTGGCTCAATTTTAGAGAGTTGTTTTAACGTAAACGTGTTTTATTTCCAGTACAGCATATTGGCTGCAAACAAACTGCATCGACTAGACGGatccccagcctgctgctgtgcaggtaCAGCGCGGAACTGTGGAACATTGGGGTCAGCCTTTTCATACAGGATGGTCCCTTCTTCATTGTGCGTTCAATCCTGATGGGCCACTTCAGAATATTCAATCAAATGCTGGTGTTTTTTACAGCTAAGAATATCCTAGTTGTGACTCTACAATTGTATCGTTTGGCAGTGATAACGTTAGACTTCCGTGCTACCATTCTACAGAAGAGCAGGAAAGGAGAAGTCGGCTGTTGCCCATGTGAGCCTTATGAAGCCAGTACTCATGCTATCGCTGACCAAGATACCGAAATGAAAGAAGTTGTTGCTTTTCCTCCAAAAGAGGAATCCCAAGCTCCATCAGAAGAGCAGTGAGCAGTTACCGACTTCAAAGAGGTTGCATTTCCCACAGCATCTTCAGAAGGGCTTAGCCTATTTCTATGATCAAACACACCTTGAGCGAGCGCCTAAGTCACCTCTTCCACCAAGAGATCAATAATTTCTTCTAAATTGTAGGGGAAATTTCTGAAGCAAAGTCATAGAAATGGGACGTTTTTGTATCCATTTGTATGCTGGGTTTTGACTAGTTCCCTATTATATTATCCACAGGGATTTTGTAGCCATAGTTTGTAGTAGCAAGAAAGGTTTGGCACACTGACAAAATTGGTTATTACCTTTGGTGACACTGTGCTAACATATGTACTCACATGTATTCAAATAGAAGGACACGCCTGTCCATGATGGGAAGTATGAAAGCATTTAGCTCAGCTGTAGCCCAACTTCAGTGGTTGGCCTATAACTAGAGAGTGTGACGAACAGTATGTTCACTGCATATGGAAGCAGCTTCATCAGCAACAACTGGGCAGACATAGAATTGAAGGGGGGATGACGGATTTCTACTGTTACTGTGACATCGAAACATTGTTCATtcaagaaatttaagaaaaacttaTTCAAATGTTACCTCATCCTTGGCTGGATTCAGTTAAAAACTATGCAACACCATGAAACGGCATAAACAAGACTGTCTCTTAGGACCTGCATGGTCTGAATAACCTaaaccttacaaaaaaaaaaaaagcagctttcattgTGCTTGCAGTTGagacaagtttttaaaatgtcttcattttatatgatttttaaaagtagccTGACTCAGGCATACAAGCTAACTAGAAAGAAAATGGCACTGCTCAAGTTTGACAAGACAATCTAGACAAAAGGATCCAGGCTTGTGCTTCACATTTTATAAAGCACCACAAGGTCCCATAAAATAGCTTGAGAGATTGTCTGGTTTGTTGACTGTCAAGATCCATTTTTAAGAAATGGCTAATAACTATTCATTTAATACTTTGACATTTGGAGTGAACAACATAGGGACTGATTAATTTCTCCTAAGAACACACTTTATATCAGTGCAAGACCATTGACTTTGCTAAGCTTAGCTTATACAAGCTGAAAGTAAGATAAGTGATCTTTGAAAGTCTGCCTAAAAATTGTATTTCACAGAAAGTGGCAGATATTTTTACAAATTTCTGCATAGATTCTAAAAGAGTGcagaaaagcatataaaaaaacCTAGCAAATGTGAAGTGACCTAATTAAGGTAACTTCCCTTACTAAAAATTCCCAGTTAAACCTTATTTTCTAAAGTCTCCACTACCTAAAGACAGAATCTGGTCTGGGGAATGAATAAAGGTGTTTCTGTCACCACTGCAGCAGCCATATGCTTATTTATCTATAGTCTGATAAGCAATGACAAGGACAAGTTTATTCTTCGAAAGATTGACCTATTTAAAAATTCCAACCCCCAAACATGTGAACCTGTGTTTATATTTGTGAGCTCCTACTCATTCTTTGCAGGACCAGGCCCCTCcattatgaaagaagaaaatgcacagcCATAAAGAAGGAAGGAAGTCTCATATACTTCATAGCCCTTTCTAACATTTATACTTTAGTAATAACGTGCAACACCtcctgcttttcttattttgggcctttttccagaagaaattaaaaaaaaaaaaaaaaaagatcatcatTGGCCACGGCATTGTGAGGTAGACATATGGAGACTGGAATGCAACTTCATTTGGGATTTTAATTCAAGTCTAGAAGCAGAAAAGCTGGAGTGCTGCTGCTGACCAGCTGTGCTGTCTAAAACCTTTCACATTAGGGTGAATTTAGAATCAGTGGGTAGAACTGCAACACATCTCTTCCTTGTTGATGCAAGCCAGGACTACTCACATTCATTTTGAGTTTACCACTTGCTGATATAGTAATTATCCCGTTAAAAGGATCCTTGCTAATTAATTTGCAGTGTACTGAGCTTGCTAGAACATCATTCTAAATTCATCAGCACAAAAATTGCAGGACATACTTTTTAAAACTTGCTGTCTATTTAAAGGGCTTAGTTCAGCAACAAACTGCCTACGAGGCTCAGCCTGCAGCAAATGCAAGATCCCCCGGGGCCAGCAATACAGAGACTAGTTACAGCAGGAATATTTTACAGAGCACTGTATTTCCTGGTCTTCAGGCTGTTCCATTTTAAACAGCAGTAAAGCTTCTAATCAGATTTACTGTGAGAAGAACTCACTCCAATGCTAGGTTTTTACTACTAGATCCCATCCTCATTCACTCACAGACAAAATAGACTAGATCTCCCGCATGCTTATGATAGAATGGATTTGgacttcccttttcctccctacTATCAGGGATGACAACAAACGgattgcttaaaaacaaaagaaaacccaaacagacaAACCGAGCACTTAAAGGGTGGGTAGTCTAACCCCCCACCCTTTCATCACATATGCCAGGTAGCAGCAGGAATGACGTGCAGTTCCCTCTACTCCATTGAGATACCTGGAAATGGCAGTTAAGAAGCCTGGTAGCTTGTATGTTTGGTCACAGTGGCAAACCCCAGTTGCAAGCCCTCCTCACCTTTCTCTTGATAATTTTGTTGAGAGGGAGGACTCCAGCATTGTTTTTCCAGCAGGCCATTTGTGGCAGCTGCATCAGCAGCTGGGTGTGGGGCATTGTGTCATCCTGCAGCCTTCCAGAGCTTTGCACGAGGCAAGTGGCAGAATGCATTTTCTTGAGAATCTGCCAGCATCTGTGGCGTATCTAAAGAACAACTGATGTCATGCTTGGTATTCAGGAAAAGCTGCAATAAACTTTCAGACAGGGAAAATTCAAGCCTTCAAAATGGAAGGATTTcagagcatttattttctctgtttttttactCTAGTCAGGAGAATTACATTACTAAATCTCCTCTGCAAATAGATATCTAGCCATTTACCATTATTTATTCTGGTTTTTCCTGCCTTGTCCTTTTAGATTATTCTATATTAAACCTCACTAAAATGTTTTaccacttgtttttttcctgagctaaaatgtattcttcctttcctttggacATTGGCTGAAATCATAGCCctaagcctgaaaaaaaaaaaacaacaaaccaacaaccatgATTTTATTGCGTTTCTGTTGGTATTTGTACTGTACTATGTTCTCTGGGACCAtgtggaaatggaagaaaatgtgcaattacttttaaaaaattccaactgtattttgcaaataaaaggcATTTACCTCAGGCATAGCTGCCAATTTATTATGTGAGAGCTGACTGTTATATGTTCCCATTAATTACATCTTCcatatgctgcttttcctttccatcCTTCATAACTTAATTACTTAGGCCAGATTCTGACTGCAGCCATTGCTTTGAAAACCCAGAACAAATGCAGTAAATTCCATTTTATTCTGGATAGGCTCTTCTTTATTCAGAACCGTCACCTCCAAATATGCAAGTCACAGCATAATCCCAGAGAGGATGGGTTTAATATCTGCACTCAGGACACATTTTACAGATGCACGCGAATACGTATATGTGTTTAGATACCCATACACACCTGGCAATGCCTAATGcattcagcttttatttctgtgtgcaaGATTGCTGATGAAAACACTCTGCAGGTGTCTGTAAAACACTTACAGAAATACCTGAACATTGCAAATATCTTAAAGCTTGGGGCTCTAAATACTAAGCATGTGATACTCTCTCAACAATatactgataaaaaaaatattttgtaaattccCTGGAATTTATTCTTTCCATGCAGACTTACTCAGTTGAATGGAACCTACCCAAACGCTATTTCCCCCTCAAAGATAAAGTTTTTGGAAAGAGCATTAGAACAGAACAAGAGCATCTAAAACTGCCCAAGGCTGATTCACTGGTTCTGTGTCAATAGAAAATAGGCAAGCCTTGAAATCACAAGACTGAAGAATCCTTGGCCCTCTAGTCTTTGGGTTCCATTCTCCATTTTTTGCCACGCTGTTGTATAAGCAAGGAAGCCTTTCCTTccatgggagaggaaggaaaacagattatTCCTAATCTGTAATGGTGAGGCAATAGAAAGGAGTCATGATGGCAGAAGTGACAGAGATATTTGCCCAAGACTGGTCTTTGCACCAGCAGGGAAATACAGTGACACAGACCCCTAATGTAATAGGTACTAATGACTCATAAAACCACACAAGATGTGTTCTGAAAACCCACCCTGGCCCATCAAGAGCCAGCAAGGGAAGAGTTCTCGTCAGCCAGCTCCACTTCAATAATCTTCAGCAAGCTGCTAATACAGGAGTTCCAGTGGTCCGGAGACTGTCTTGCAGGTGACCCTAAAAAGCTCAATGCAAACTTTTCCTAATTTGGGCTCATTTGTGTCCTGTCTTTTCCCTTTATATTGGGTTAAAGGATTGGGAGGGAAAGTGATGTATCCACTTAAACTCTTACCTCATCCTCTACATAATGCTGTTCTTTCCCTGTCTACAtttccagctgctttctgggCCCACCAACCAGATCTCAGTATGCAGACAAAAGACACTGAACTAGCCACTGCTGCCTGTGAAAGTCTTCACAAAAGCACACAAGAACTCATGACAATCAAAGATTAAAAGCCAAGcctattttttcctgttaaagatGGAAGGTATctacagctgccaaagagcttcctcCATTTGTTTGTAGCCTACTACAGAGAAAAGAATGTTTTCCTGAGCGACCTTTCTGTGAAGGACTAGCTTATTGAAACAGCATCATCATTTCCTGTAGCCCTATGGATTAATATCACCTTCAAACAATCTTAAGGTCATACAAAGTTTGACATGAGGCTGTCAGACTGTAGGTGAAAATAAGGGAGCTGAAGGGTGGTACACTGTAAAAGTGATGCCCTAACCCAGCGTTTTAATGGGAAAGGCCTCCAAGCCAAGTAAAGAAGGCCTGCAAGGGTATCATCTATAATAGCAGCTTGGAAGATCTGAATtgaaaattgctctgaaatcTTCGGTCTCCTAATACACGTGAGCTAATAGCATCCCGGAATAATCATACAAAACAGATATAATCATAGCTAACACCTAGGCTTCACAGAAGACTCCAGAATAGCTTTAGAATAGATTTACAGTGTAAAAACTGGTTGAGTGTTgctgttctttcattttatattattCCGAATAAACTGATGTTTCACATTTGAGGAATGTGTTGAGCTTAATTTTATCCGTCATTCTGTTTAAGTGCTTCACAATTTCAGCCCCTCGATAGAATTCCCAAAAAGCTTGTCTTTCACAACAAACTTGGCAGAAGCCTTGTTGGAGCATCTCTCAGGATTGCGAGAGACAATAGTATGTTCGGCAACCACAGCACATGAACCAAGACAGCTGTCAGACACTATAACTCACTGTAGGCCTAATCCTGCTTTCAGTAAGCATTCACAATGCCGCTGCTGAAGATCATTACTATGTCCATAGTATTACTAGAGGAACATAAAAACAGGACTCATTTTCTCATGCAACCAATTCTACTGTTTTAAGAAGCACCTTCCAAAGAGAATTATCTCAATTGCCAAACTAGAATATTCTCCTTTACACATTAGAGGTGAAATCTGTGAAGTGGTTAGCCTTCTCCATAAATGACGGAAAAGGGGAGAActctctgttctttccttctcct
The sequence above is a segment of the Larus michahellis chromosome 6, bLarMic1.1, whole genome shotgun sequence genome. Coding sequences within it:
- the TMEM26 gene encoding transmembrane protein 26 is translated as MLFLFCYNGPLCGDGRGEEICVRVVRRLPSDSQGNFPELLKSAGPLRCGEKGRGDWSRMELMVLLNALVTRLLFVLHSLIGVWRVTAAKKEPKYWLLALLNLLLCLETGLTLKFKQGRGYKWFSPAIFLYLICTVPSLWLLEIHHGTQYCGNEPGAVQVNLSNQDFNQSRDSSHGSERTDHHIIQTAKVFVNQLSTICETVWTLALHQTFLLLLVVGRWLLPIGVEITRDQLSQLLLMFVGTAADILEFASETLDIEDVRKNYALINAILAVWTWSMLQFPLDLAVQHIGCKQTASTRRIPSLLLCRYSAELWNIGVSLFIQDGPFFIVRSILMGHFRIFNQMLVFFTAKNILVVTLQLYRLAVITLDFRATILQKSRKGEVGCCPCEPYEASTHAIADQDTEMKEVVAFPPKEESQAPSEEQ